The sequence GCGGCGCTCGGGGTGCTGGCCTGCGAGGTGGTCACATCGAGTCTGGCGCGCTGACGCCCAGCAGGCCGAGGCCGACGGCGAGCCCGATGCGCGCACCCTCGACCAGCCACAAGCGGGCCTGGGTGAGCTCCTCGCTGATCCCCTGTCCCATCACGTAGCAGTCGTGGTAGAAGCCGTGAAAGTCCCCGGCCAGCTGCCGAACCCAGGTGGTGACCTTGTGGGGAGCCCGGTCACGGCAGGCGGTGAGCACCACGTCGGGGAGCTCCGTGAGCGCGCGCAGCAGAGCCAGCTCGCGCTGGTGCGTGAGCAGGCCCAGGTCAACTCGATCGAGGGGCTGGCGCTCGATCCCCCGCTCCCGCCTGACCCGATCGATCGAGGCGATCCGAGCGTGGGCGTACTGCACGTAGTACACCGGGTTCTCCATCGACTGACGCCTGATGAGATCGAGGTCCAGGGTCGTGGCCTGGTCGATGGAGGTCATCAGGCTGAGCAGGCGGGTGGCGTCGGGACCGATGTCGGTGACCAGGGAGTCCAGGCTGACGAAGTTCCCCGAGCGCTTGGACATCTTGCCGTCGGCGAGGGACACCATCTGCCCGAGCTCGACCTCGAGGCGTCCGTCTTCGACGCCGAGCGCCCGCACCCCCGCCAGCAGGCTCGCCACCTGGCCGTGGTGGTCGGCCCCGAAGATGTCGATCACCCGGTCGTAGCCCCGGACGAGAAACTTGTCCCGGTGGTAGGCGAGGTCGCCGGCGAGGTAGGTGAACTCGCCGTCGGACTTGATCAGGACCCGGTCGCGGCTGTCATCGACGGCCGTGCTGCGCAACCAGGTGGCCCCATCCGAGTCGTAGACCAGGCCCCGCTCGGCCAAGACGGCGATCGTCTCCTCGACGGCGCCGCTCTCCTCGATCGACGCCTGGCTGTACCACTCGTCGAACACGATGCCCAGCCCCTCGAGCGTGCCCCGGATGTTGTCGAGAATTCGCGTCGCTGCCCATCTGCCGGCCGCGACCACATCGTCATCGGGGCCGTCATAGGCGCGGGCGAGCTCGGCCACGTACTCGCCCTGGTAGCCCTCCTCCGGCACGACCCCTCCGCGTCGGCGGGCGAGCAGGCTCTCGCCCAGGCGTCGGATCTGGCCACCGGTGTCGTTGACGTAGTACTCGCGGCTCACCGACCAGCCGCAGCGGCTGAAGATGCGGCCCAGGGCGTCGCCGTAGGAGCACAGCCACCCATTGCCCACGTGCAGGGGTCCGGTTGGGTTGGCCGAGACGAACTCGAGCTGGACCCGCTCTCCTTTGCCGGTGTCGTCGCGGGCGTAGTCGTCGGTGCCCTCGCGGACGACCTGACGGAGGGCCTCGTGGAGCCACGACTGCCGCAGACGGAAGTTGACGAAGCCGGGCCCGGCCACTTCGACGGCGGCAACGTGGGGGGGCGGGTCGGCGGTGAGCCGCTCGGCGAGGGCCGTCGCCAGCTCACGCGGGGCGCGTCCCGCAGCCTTGGCCGAGGTCAGCGCGACGTTCGAGGACCAGTCGCCGTGCTCGGGGCGGGCCGGTCGCTCGAAGGCGACGGTAGCGGGGAGAGGGTCCACGCCGAGATCGGCCAGGGCGGCAAGCACGGAGTCGGCCAGCACGTCACGGACGTTCACGACCGCTGCTTGGAAATCAGGGCCGCGACGCGATCGAGGAGGTCGAGGGGGTCGAAGGGCTTGGTGATGTAGTCCTCCGCCCCCGTCGACTGACCGGCCCTGATATCGGACTCCTGCGCCTTGGCCGAGAGGAGGATGACAGGGATGTCAGCTGTGGCCGGGTCGGCCTTCAGCGCCGAGACCACCTCGAGGCCGTTCATCTTCGGCATCATGATGTCCAAAACCACCACGTCAGGCAGGTCGGCCCGGGCCCGCTCGAGCCCCTCGACCCCGTCCACTGCCTCGACGACGGTATAGCCCTCCATCTCGAAGTTGACTTGCAGCAGCGTCTGGATCACGGGGTCATCGTCGACGACGAGTACCGTGGTTTCAGGCATCAGGGGGAATACTAGGGGCCCAGCCAGGGCCAACTACCAACCCGGTAGAGTTTCGGATCAGCGCCCTCGTAGCTCAGGGGATAGAGCGCCGGCCTCCGGAGCCGGGTGCGCAGGTTCGAATCCTGCCGGGGGCACGCCGCGAGTAGCACTGCCAGAGGCGCAACTATAAGGGTCGCAGTGTTCGCCGAAAGGTCACCGACCATTCACCCCGTTGAGGAAGGACCCGACCCGCCAACCCTGAACCTCTGTGCGTGCTACGGGGACGAGCGCGGCGGAGGTCACTGATCGCCTTGGTGTGCGGCGCGCTGGCCATGTCCGGCGGCGTGGCCCTGGCGGCGGACAACGCCACCACGAGCGGCCGGATCGGGCCCGCGTACGGGATCACGCCGGGCGGACGGCAGCTGACGCCCGCCGGTCGGATGACTCCTCTCGGCGACTTCCCGACGGGGGGAGCGCTGTCCCCCGATGGCCGCTTCTACTGGGCGGTCGACTCCGGCCACGGCCGCGACGACGTCCAGATCGTCGACGTCGGCACCGGCAAGCTGCGTCAGGTGCTCCCGCTGCCTGGCGCCTACGGCGGCATCGCATACGCGCCCGACGGGCGGACCGTCTATGTCTCCGGCGAGCCGGTGGGCAACAGCCACCCCACGGGCCCCACGATGGCGAGCACCGGTGACGCCATCCACGTCTTCACCGTCGACCCCAGCAGCGGGCGTGCCACCGAGCGCGCCCCGATCGGGCTGCCGCCCACCAGTGGCGGCACCGCCCAGAAGGAAGCCGCGAACCCGGCGTCGCTGATCGTCCAGCCCCCGGGCCCCGGTCCGTCGTCGGGCCTGGGCTGGCCCATCGGTCTGGCCGTCACCCCTGACCAGCGGATGCTCGCCGTGGCTCTCAACCAGGCGGACCAGGTGGCGGTCATCGACCTCGCGACGCGAGCGGTTCGTCTCGTCAAGGTGGGTGCCTACCCGTACGGCGTCGCTGTCGACAGCCACAGCGCCTACGTGTCCAACGAGTACGACGGCACGGTCTCGGTCGTCGATCTCGACACCGGCAGCGTGGCCCGCACGATCACGGTCGGTACCCAGAACTCCCACCCCGAGGGCCTCGCCCTCGACCGTTCCCACCACCAACTGTTCGTCGCCGTGACCAACCGGGACCAGGTCGCGGACGTCGACACTCTGACGAGCACCGTCCGCGACGTGTCCGTCGGCCGCAGTGCCGGAGTGGGCACGGCGCCCGTGGCCCTCCGTGTCGCCCCCGATGGCCGGACCCTGTACGTCGCCGATGCCGGCGAAGATGCCGTTGCCGTCATCGCACTCACAGACCGGACGGGGGGCGCACGAGCGCTCACGGTGGTCGGACGCGTGCCTACGGCCTTCTATCCGACCGATGTGGCGGTCACACCGGACGGCCGTCGCCTCATCTGGCTCGCGGGCAAGGGACTGGGTGCCGGGCCCAACCCCCTGTACGGCCAGAACTTCGCGGCCAGCGAGCGGGCGCCGTACGGCCAGTACGTGGTCGACATGCTGATCGGCCGCCTCGGCGTGCTCTCCACCCCGAGCGATGCCGACGCGGCGCGAATGTCTCACCAGGTCGACCAGGAGGTCCGACCGACCGACCTCGCCCCCGGCCCGTCCAACACACCGATCAACGCCCCCGGCGGCGGTCCGAGCCGCCAGATCAAGCACGTGTTCTATGTCGTCAAGGAGAACCGCACCTACGACCAGGTCCTCGGCAGCGATCCTCGCGGCGACGGCAGTCGCTCACTGGAGTTATTCGACGACAACGGCGTGAACGGGCCGGCTACCGGCGTCACGCCGAACGCGCACAGCCTGACCCGGATGTTCCCGCTGCTCGATCACGTCTATGCCGACAGCGAGGTCTCGGTTGACGGACACATCATCACCTCGGGGGCGTACGCGACGGACTTCGTCGTCAAGGCCCTGCACGCCAACTACGCCAATCGGGGACGGGTCGCAAACTTCGGCCAGGCACCGGAGACGTTCCCCCCCAACGACTTCATCTTCGACCAGGCCGTCCGCCAGGGCGTATCGTTCCGCAACTACGGCGAGTACAGCGCCGGCGTGCTCCCGAGCAGCAACGACGGCCGCTCGACCTACCGCGCATCTCAGCTCAACACCGCCTTCGGCTATCCGATCTCCTTCGGGTGCGACGGCATCGGCACGACCCCAAACGGGGTCGACAACCCGGCGGTGTGCGACACCGATTCGGGGACGCTCGGCCCTCAGGGCGCTCTCGGCGTGGCCACGAGTCGCTTCGACTTCTTCCAGCAGCAGTTCAACGCCGAGGTGGCAACGGGCACCGTCCCGGCCCTGAGCTACATCACCCTGCCGAATGACCACACCAACGGCGTGCGCAAGAACTACCCGACACCAAAGGCGATGGTGGCAGACAACGACCTCGGTCTGGGCCAGCTCGTCGACCTCATCAGCCACTCCCCCATCTGGTCGAGCAGCGCCATCTTCGTCGTCGAGGACGACTCCCAGGACGGAGCCGACCACGTCGACGCCCACCGTATGCCCGCGTACGTGATCTCACCGTGGGCTCGCCACGGCGCCGTCGTGCACACCCGCTACGACCAGCTGTCGGTGCTCCGCACGATCGGGCTCATGGTCGGTCTCCGTCCCCTGTCGCTCTTCGACGCTCTGGCCGAGCCCATGTACGACGCGTTCATCCCCGGCGATGCGCAACCCGATCTCGAGCCATACAACGCGGTCATCCCTACCCAGCCGCTGACGCAGCTCACCGCGTCGACTCCTACCGGGCTCGACGGCGCCCTGCCCTACAGCAACGTCGACCTTGTGCCACAGCGCCTGTTCGACGCCGCCCTCTGGCGCAGCGTGTACGGCCCCGGATCAACGCCGCCGCCGGCGGGACCCAACGCCTCCCCGGACGAGGCGGAACGGGCCGCCCAGACGCAAGAGGAGTGGCAGGCGCACGGGAACGTCGCCGCCTGGCTGAGGGCCCACCCGCGTGGTGATCCGTCGGGATAGCAGGTCGGTCAGGGCCGAAGGTGCGCGAGCAGCAGCCGGACGACCTCGTCCGGCGCCTCTTCTGGGATCCAGTGGGGCACCCCCTCGAGGACCTCGAACCGGTAGGGCCCGGAGACGAAGCGCCCCGTCAGCTCCGCCGCCTTCCGGCCCAGCGCCACGTCCTCAGTGCTCCACACATAGAGGGTGGGTACCTCAATCGGCTTGGCGTCACGTACGGCAGTCGCCTCGTACGGCAGCGCCCGGTACCAGTTCAGTGCGCCGGTGAGGGCACCGGGCTTCTTCATTGCGTCGAGGTACTCGCGGGCCCGCTCCTCTGACAGGCCCGAGCGGCGCATCGCCGACCTGGCCACCCGCCCATCACCCGCCAACGTCAGCCACTCCGGCAGCCGGGGGATTTGGAACAGTCCCATGTACCAGGAGCGGAGGGCCTGGCCGCTCGTCACAGCCGAGCGGAGGAAGGCACGGGGGTGTGGGGTCGACAGGACAGTCAGCGTGCGAAGGCGGTCGGCGTGGTCGGTGGCCAGCGCCCACGCCACCGCCCCACCCCAGTCGTGGCCGACGACGTGGAAGCCGTCGACGCCGGCCTGATCGGCCAGGGCCAGGACATCGGCCACGAGCTCGCTCATGACATAGGCGCGCCGACCCTGGGGTCTCGCCCCCGGTGAGTAGCCGCGTTGATCGGGGGCCAGGACCCGATAGCCGGCTGCCACCAGGTGGGGAGAGATCGAGCGCCACGACGCCGAGCTCTGGGGATAGCCGTGGAGGAGCACGACCGCCTCGGCGTCTGCCGGTCCCACGTCGGTCACGTCGAATGTCAACCCGTTGCGCGTGAAGTGTTCCACACGTGCAGCATCGCACCGGGAGCGCCGACCTGCCGTATGCTCGGGGTGAGGTGGGTCCCCTGCCTACCATCACCGCCGAGCGTTGACCCGCGACCCGAAGGCACTCCCCGAGCCGTCCGCGCTTCGCCGTGGCGCGTTGGTGCTGGGGCTGACGCTCGTCGCGGGCTGCACGGATGCCATCAGCTACCTGGGGTTGGGTCGGGTGTTCACGGCCAACATGACGGGGAACACCGTGCTGCTCGGCGTGGCCGTGGCCCAGCGTGACGCCGGAGCAGCGGGCCGGTCGGCGGCAGCGCTCGGCGGGTTCGTCGTAGGCGCCACCCTGGTGGGCCTGGCGCCATCGCCAAAGAGCGGAGCTCGATCGGTGACGGCCGCGCTGGTAGGGGAGGTGGCCCTCCTCGGCGGCCTGCTCGGCTGGTGGATAGTGGCCGGCTCCGAGCCGACCGGCGCAGTGCGCGATGGGCTCATCGTCGTGGCCGGAACCGCCATGGGCGTGCAGAGCGCGGCGGTGGCCCGGCTCGGCGTGCCCGGAGTGGCGACGACGTACATCACCGGGACCTGGACAGGCATCAGCGCCGGCGTCGCGTCCTGGCTGCGCCGTCATCCCCCGGTTCGCCGAGGTCGGCCCGGCCCGGCAAGCCAGTCGGGCGGGGACGCCGGTCAGAAGGTGCAGGTCGGACTCCAGGTGGCGGTCGTCCTCGTCTACCTGGGCGGTGCGATCGCCAGCGGCTTCGCCCGCGACGCCTGGGGAGCGGCCGCGGCGGCGGTTCCCCTGGGCATCCTGGCCTGCGTCCTGGTCGTCACGGTCCTGCCGCCAGAGCGAGGCCGGCTCGGAGCTTGACGGCCGGTGATCGAGGGCGCGCTCTTCTTCTCGGCCCGGTTGAGGGTGAGTTGCCTCACCCCCTCGCCACACTCTCGAGTGAGTACCGGTCGGTCCGCTCGTTCCTGCCGTGCTAGGTCGATCAAGCGGCGCCGGTGCGGGGTCCCAGGGCGCAGATCCTCGCATCTAGCACGGGCTGAGAGAGCGCTGAGTGGCCCCTGCAGAACGTCGAAACCCACCGATGCACAGGCCCGCGAGAGCGCGCGTCGACGCTTGACGGGGAGTCTTTGCCTGTACGAGAATCGGCCTGGCTAGGGAGAAGTCGTCACGCGTGGGGGAGCTCCTCACCCGGTGCCACCCGGCAGACACGATCCGGCAGATAGGCGTGGCGAGCGGCTGGGGAAAGTGGGCCTCGATGCAGCGACTAACGGGATTCGACGCCGCGTTCTTTCATCTCGAGACCGCCGGCACGCACATGCACGTGGGCCAGACGTGTGTGTTCGATCCGTCGACGGCACCGCGGGGGCACTCGTTCGAACGCATCCGCCAACTGATCCACGATCGCCTCCACCTGGTCCCCCCCTTCCGTCGGCGCTTGGCCGACATCCCCATGCGGCTGCACCACCCGGTGTGGCTGGAGGATCCCGACTTCGACCTCGACTACCACGTACGCTCCGCCGCGCTGCCCCAGCCGGGAGGCGTGCCCGAGCTGGCCGACTTCACCGCGGAGGTGATGGGCCGTCCACTCCATCGCGACCGCCCGCCCTGGGAGATGTACATCGTCGAGGGCTTGGAGGACGGCATGGTGGCGGGTGTCACCAAGGTCCACCACGCCGCCATCGACGGGCTCTCGGGCGCGGAGATCACGGCGACACTCCTCGACCTGTCGCCCGAGCAGGTCACCACCCCGCCTGAGGGCCCGTGGGAGCCGGACCGCGTCTCGCCGTTCGAACTGGGACGCGCCGCGATCGGCGAGCTCGCCCGCCAGCCCCGGACCGTCGCCCGACTCGCCTCACGCACCGTCGGCTCTGCCCTCGCCCTGCGCCGGCGGAACCGGTCCGAGGACACGGCACCACCGCCGGCGCCGTTCTCCGCCCCCCGCACCTCGCTCCAGACCGCGATCAGCGCCCACAGGCGGATCGCCTTCGCCGAGGTCAGCCTCGACAAGGTCAAGACCGTGAAGAACACCTTGGGCGGGACGGTCAACGACGTGATCCTTACGATGTGCGCCGGAGCCCTCCGCTCCCTGCTGGCGGCGCGCGGCGAGCACCCCGAGCGCTCGCTCGTCGCTGCCGTCCCGGTCTCGGTCCGGTCGGAGGAGCAGCGGGGAACGATGGGCAACCAGATCTCCGCCATGCTCGTGTCGCTGGCGAGCACGGTGGAGAACCCCGTCGAGCGGTTGCGGGCCATCAGTGCCGGATCCGCGCAGGCCAAGGCCCAGGACAAGGTGTTCGGCGTCCAGGAGCTGTCCGAGTGGACCGAGATCCTGTCGCCTGGAGTCGTCAGCCGGGCGGCGCGCATGGCGTCGCGGCTCAAGGTCCTCGAGCGCCTGCCACCCTTGTTCAACGTCATCGTCTCCAACTTTCCCGGACCTGCGTTTCCGCTGTACTTCTCGGGTTCCCGCATGCTGGCCGCGTACCCCATGGGACCGGTGACCGACGGCGGTCCGCTCAACATCACCGTGCAGAGCTACATGGGCACGCTGTTCTTCGGGCTCGTCGCCTGCCGCGACGCGGTGCCGGAGGTGTGGGACATCGCCCAGTACCTCGACGACACGCTCAACGAGCTGTCCAAGGCAGCGGCCAAGGCCGGCCCGGGAGGCCGGTCCAGCGAAAAGGCCGGCCCGGGAGGCGGGTCCAGCGAAGCGGCCGCCCCTGGTGGCCGACGGCGCCCGACCGGCAGTGCCGATTAGAGAAAGAGAGAAGGGAGATACGTGCCGACGTATACCGACGTGGTGGCAAGAGCCCAGGACCAGTTCCTCGAGGCGCTCAAGCGAGCCCAGGATCGATCGGTGGGGGTGGTGGAGTCAGCCGGCCGGGTAGCCGCGGGTATCGTTCCGACACGACTCTTGACCGGACGTCTCGACAGCGCCGTCCCGCCCGAGCAGGTGGTCAGGCTGACGCTCGGGTTCAGCGAGCGCCTGATCGCCCAGCAGCGGGCATATGCCGAGCGGCTCGTGGCCGCGCTCGACTCCGCCGGGTCGGAGGCCCGGTCGGCACGTACCGGTCAACGGGCAAGGAAGGCTCCCGCCCGACCCAGGACTTCCGGCGCCAGGTCGGGTGCCGGCGCCAACAAGCGGCCGACCAGCGTCGACACCGCGGCAGCGGGGACCTGACGATCTCGGAGGCCGCCGCCGGCCAGAGGCTGTGCTCCGCATGAGGAGCACCGCCCAGGGGGAGTCGTGGGCACCGGCGGCGGCTCCGTCGTCGGCCCGGCCTCGGCGCCCACATCGCGACGCCGAGGTCCCGCGTGTACGCCTGGCCCAGCACGTCATGCGCCTGGCCAACGGTCATCAGGTGAGCCTGGCCGTCGCCGGGCGCGGGGTGCCGCTGGTCGTCGTCCATGGCTTCACCGCCAACGGCATGCTCTACGCGCCGACCCTGAGCCGGCTGGTCTCGATGGGGTTCAAGGTCGTGGCCGTCGATGTCGCCGGCCACGGCGGGACTGCCGTGCTGCCGGTCCAAGGCGGTGACGTCGACGCCTACGCCGCCCTGCTGGGCCGGGCCCTCGACGAGCTCGGCATTCGCCGACCGATCCTCGTCGGCCACTCGATGGGAGGACGGCTGGTCGCGCAGCTGGCTGCCGATCGACCGGACTTCGCCTCGGGGGTCGTGCTGGTCGATGCCATCGTCGGCAAGCCCTGGGACGATCTCATGCGGTGGCTGAAGGTGGCCCCACCTGTGCTCGGACTCTTCGCCAGCCTGATGATCCTCGATCTGGCGGGGACGGTCTTCGTCGTCGATGACAAGGCCAGGGCGGCGCGCCTGGCCCGGTCGCTCACTCGTCTGGTGGTCGGGAACGTCACCCGGCCCTGGCGCCTCATCGGCCCGGCGCGCTCGATCCTCCGCTCTCCCGCCAGCGTCCCCGTCATCGAGGCCCTGGGGCAGACGGACGTCCCCGTCGTGATCATGCACGGTGACCGCGACCTGATCGTGCCGATCGCCACCGCCCGCGACGCCGGCCGCCGCTGCGGCGCGCGTGTGGTCGCTGTCCACGGGGCGCTGCACGCCTGGCTGCTGAGTGATCCGGAGACGTTCCCGGGCATCATCGGCGAGCTGTTGCGGGCCGAGCTGGGCGGAGCCTATGAGCGCGCCTTGACCGACAACGGCCTCGACCCTCGCACGGCGACCATCGCCGACATCGAGGGCGCCCTCTACGAGCCGGGATCGCCGGTGCTGGAGATGACACCGCCGCTCGAGTTCACCCGCTCGGGCACCCGGCGGCAGCTGCCCCGGTACCGATGGTCGACGGAACAGGGTCCGGCCACCGGACGAACGTCGTGACCGAGCGAGCGCGCCGCACCGTGCTGGTCACCGGGGCCAACTCGGGGATCGGGCTGGCCACGACGCTGGAGCTGGCTCGCCGAGGATTTCGGTCGGTGGGCTCGGTCCGCTCCGACGAGAAGGCGGACGTAGTGGCCAAGGCCGAAGCGGACACCGGTGCGGAGGTGGAGACTGTCCGGCTCGAAGTGTCCGACGCCGCCGCCTGCGCGGCGGTGATCAACGAGCTCCGTCCCTATGCCCTGGTCAACAACGCCGGGTACTCGGTGATCGGCTCCATCGAGGACGTCACCGACGACGAGGCCCGTGGGGTCCTCGAGGCCATGGTGCTCGCTCCCATGCGATTGGCCCGGCTGGCCCTGCCGCACATGCGGGCCCAAGGCGGAGGACGCATCGTCAACCTGTCGTCGGTCTACGGCCGCATGACCACCCCGCTGACCGGGTGGTACCAGGCAGCCAAGCACGCCCTGGAGGCGCTCTCTGACGCCCTTCGGATCGAGGTGGCCTCGGCAGGCGTGAAGGTGGTGCTGGTCGAGCCGGGCGGGTTTCGGACCGGGATCTGGGAGGAGAACCAGCGCGACGTCGAGCGGCGGGTCGGATCACGCTACGAGGGCGCCTACCGGCGGACCATGACCGGCATGAAGCTGGCGCAGCCCGTGATGGGTCACCCCGTGCAGGTGGCCAGGGTCGTCGCCGGCGCGGTGGCCGGTCGCTGGCCCCGGCCCCGGTACCTCGTCGGCTTGGACGCGCAGGCCGTCACCCTCTGGCACCGGCTGACCCCGACCGAGGTGAAGGACATCGTGACCCGGGTAGCGCTGGGACTGTGACCATCAGCGCCGAGGCGCGGCGCCCGACTTGCGTCCCCGGCGTTAACGCCCCCTAGCGGTTGGCGGCCCGGTAGCTGCGGTACACGGCGAGAAGGGCTTCTTTCTGGCCGTCGGTCAGCCCGGGATCGCAGCGGATGGCCGTCTCGGTCGGCGGCCCCCCGCCGTTCCCGCCGACATGCTGGTCCTGCTCCTCGCCCTCCAGCACCCCCGCCTGCGACAGCAACGTCTCGGCCGAGAGGTTCAGCGCCCTGGCGATCGACCGCAGCACCCTGACGGACGGCTCATGGAGACCCCGCTCGACCTGGCTGAGGTAGGGGTTGGAGACGTGGGTGAGCTCAGCCATGTCGCGGAGGGACAGATTGGCGAGCCGCCGCTGGGAGCGGATGAACGCTCCCAGGGACTCGAGCCGTGATCGCCATATGTCGTCGGTGACCATCTCTGCAGATGAGGGTACCGATCGAGGGGTAGGGACGCCGTGCACCCCTACCCCTCGTCAGCGAGTGTCAGGCCGCCGTCGACTTCGGGGCCGTCGACTTCGGGGCCGCCGTCTTCTTGGTCGTCTCGGTGCCCGTCACGAAGGGCTCCGCCACGTTGAGGACGTTCGTCACGAACTCCCGCTGGTTCGCGAGCAGCTTCTCGGCGAAATCGAACACGTTGCCCGCCACCTCGGTCGGCCGAGGAAGCTGATCGGCAAACGGAAGCTCGGGCCGCCCGGGGATGATCTCCTCGACCGTCTCGGTCCAGCCCCGTACCGCTTCGATCAGCACGTCCTGGTACTGCTTGAGCCCGTCCAGCACCTGGTACTGGACGCTCTCGGTGATGTCGGCCACGGTCATTGGCCGTCTCCTTCCTGTTGTCAACGGACTTCGCTAACTATAGTTCGCATGCGCATATCATGTCAAGGGAGACGCGACGAGAGGCGCTGATCCACTCGCTCAACGAGAAGAAATCCCCCAAGATCTGCGTGAGCGATCGCTATTTCCGCACGTAGACCCAGGCCCCCCCAGCGAGTGACTCGACTGTACCCCGCTCGGTCGGTTCCTATTCCTCTGACATCAGCGGCCCAGCCCTCGCCTGCGCAGGCGTTACCGTGACCCCGTGCCAGGTCCCGCCGCCCGCCGAGTCCTGGTGACCCGCCAGCTTCCGACAGGGGGCCTCGATCCCCTGGTCGAAGCCGGCCACGAGATCGTGCAAGGACCCGACGACGAGCCGCTCACCGGTCAGCAGCTGTGCCGAGCGGCATCCGAGGCCGACGCCATCATCAGCGTGCTGACAGACCGGATCGACGCCAGCCTGATCGCGGGCGCTCCCAAGCTGCGGGTCATCGCCAACGTCGCCGTC comes from Acidimicrobiales bacterium and encodes:
- a CDS encoding helix-turn-helix transcriptional regulator, translated to MVTDDIWRSRLESLGAFIRSQRRLANLSLRDMAELTHVSNPYLSQVERGLHEPSVRVLRSIARALNLSAETLLSQAGVLEGEEQDQHVGGNGGGPPTETAIRCDPGLTDGQKEALLAVYRSYRAANR